One Camelina sativa cultivar DH55 chromosome 3, Cs, whole genome shotgun sequence genomic window carries:
- the LOC104769846 gene encoding uncharacterized protein LOC104769846 isoform X1 — protein MEHGLPSMKSIKSLKSLVKKRTNSQEVSKSGWKMKPFIALMCTALLIFWYKTTNIQFERTEIEETDYPFDMATESEGIDNKLKGLPQGIIQPRSDLELKPLWSRSSLRSKGVEMTNRNLLAIPVGIKQKGNVDALVKKFLPANFTIVLFHYDGNMDKWRDLAWSSKAIHIVAQNQTKWWFAKRFLHPDVVSIYDYIFLWDEDLGVENFNPERYLKIVKSVGLEISQPALDHNSTEIHHKITLRSRTKKFHRRVYINRGTKRCSNTSADPPCTGFVEGMAPVFSKAAWFCTWNLIQNDLVHGWGMDMKLGYCAQGDRTKNVGIVDSEYIFHQGIQTLGESVHSEKKTTARDVGTKRQGHTTFDSRTEIRRQSTWELQTFKERWNRAVEEDKNWIDPSASSSMATKRKSNGNNRRLRRGGGSSHRAKHKRSQETSTTHK, from the exons ATGGAACATGGTTTGCCGTCTATGAAGTCGATCAAATCACTGAAGTCACTTGTTAAAAAAAGAACCAATTCTCAAGAAGTG AGTAAATCAGGGTGGAAAATGAAGCCCTTTATAGCTCTCATGTGTACAGCACTTTTGATCTTTTGGTATAAAACCACAAATATTCAGTTTGAACGAACTGAG ATAGAAGAAACTGATTATCCTTTTGACATGGCAACG GAATCTGAAGGAattgacaataaattaaaaggctTGCCTCAGGGAATCATACAGCCTAGATCAGATCTTGAACTAAAGCCTCTTTGGTCTAGAAGTAGTCTGAGGTCAAAG GGTGTCGAAATGACTAACCGTAACTTGTTGGCAATACCCGTAGGAATTAAGCAAAAGGGTAATGTTGACGCTCTTGTAAAGAAG TTTCTTCCGGCGAATTTTACGATTGTTCTTTTCCATTATGATGGAAATATGGATAAATGGCGGGATCTAGCGTGGAGTTCAAAAGCCATTCATATAGTTGCACAAAACCAGACTAAATG GTGGTTTGCGAAACGATTTCTCCATCCGGATGTTGTATCGatttatgattatatttttctttgggACGAGGATCTTGGAGTAGAGAACTTCAATCCAGAGag GTATTTGAAGATAGTTAAATCAGTGGGACTGGAGATATCTCAACCTGCTTTGGACCATAACTCGACTGAAATACACCATAAGATCACACTCCGTTCTAGAACAAAGAAATTTCACAG GAGGGTTTACATCAACAGAGGCACTAAAAGGTGTTCTAATACTAGTGCAGATCCTCCTTGCACAGG ATTCGTTGAAGGAATGGCTCCGGTGTTTTCGAAAGCTGCTTGGTTTTGCACTTGGAATCTTATACAG aATGATTTGGTTCATGGATGGGGAATGGATATGAAACTTGGCTATTGCGCACAG GGAGACCGGACGAAAAACGTAGGGATTGTAGATAGCGAGTATATCTTTCACCAAGGCATTCAAACGTTAGGTGAAAGTGTTCATTCTGAGAAGAAG ACCACAGCTCGTGATGTTGGCACCAAG agacAAGGCCATACAACCTTTGATTCAAGAACCGAG ATAAGGAGACAGTCAACGTGGGAGCTTCAAACGTTTAAAGAAAGATGGAACAGAGCGGTTGAGGAAGACAAGAACTGGATAGATCCGTCGGCATCAAGCTCGATGGCGACGAAAAGGAAGAGTAACGGTAATAACAGAAGATTAAGGCGTGGTGGTGGTAGTAGTCACCGAGCAAAGCATAAGAGAAGTCAAGAGAcatcaacaacacacaaataG
- the LOC104769846 gene encoding uncharacterized protein LOC104769846 isoform X2, whose protein sequence is MKPFIALMCTALLIFWYKTTNIQFERTEIEETDYPFDMATESEGIDNKLKGLPQGIIQPRSDLELKPLWSRSSLRSKGVEMTNRNLLAIPVGIKQKGNVDALVKKFLPANFTIVLFHYDGNMDKWRDLAWSSKAIHIVAQNQTKWWFAKRFLHPDVVSIYDYIFLWDEDLGVENFNPERYLKIVKSVGLEISQPALDHNSTEIHHKITLRSRTKKFHRRVYINRGTKRCSNTSADPPCTGFVEGMAPVFSKAAWFCTWNLIQNDLVHGWGMDMKLGYCAQGDRTKNVGIVDSEYIFHQGIQTLGESVHSEKKTTARDVGTKRQGHTTFDSRTEIRRQSTWELQTFKERWNRAVEEDKNWIDPSASSSMATKRKSNGNNRRLRRGGGSSHRAKHKRSQETSTTHK, encoded by the exons ATGAAGCCCTTTATAGCTCTCATGTGTACAGCACTTTTGATCTTTTGGTATAAAACCACAAATATTCAGTTTGAACGAACTGAG ATAGAAGAAACTGATTATCCTTTTGACATGGCAACG GAATCTGAAGGAattgacaataaattaaaaggctTGCCTCAGGGAATCATACAGCCTAGATCAGATCTTGAACTAAAGCCTCTTTGGTCTAGAAGTAGTCTGAGGTCAAAG GGTGTCGAAATGACTAACCGTAACTTGTTGGCAATACCCGTAGGAATTAAGCAAAAGGGTAATGTTGACGCTCTTGTAAAGAAG TTTCTTCCGGCGAATTTTACGATTGTTCTTTTCCATTATGATGGAAATATGGATAAATGGCGGGATCTAGCGTGGAGTTCAAAAGCCATTCATATAGTTGCACAAAACCAGACTAAATG GTGGTTTGCGAAACGATTTCTCCATCCGGATGTTGTATCGatttatgattatatttttctttgggACGAGGATCTTGGAGTAGAGAACTTCAATCCAGAGag GTATTTGAAGATAGTTAAATCAGTGGGACTGGAGATATCTCAACCTGCTTTGGACCATAACTCGACTGAAATACACCATAAGATCACACTCCGTTCTAGAACAAAGAAATTTCACAG GAGGGTTTACATCAACAGAGGCACTAAAAGGTGTTCTAATACTAGTGCAGATCCTCCTTGCACAGG ATTCGTTGAAGGAATGGCTCCGGTGTTTTCGAAAGCTGCTTGGTTTTGCACTTGGAATCTTATACAG aATGATTTGGTTCATGGATGGGGAATGGATATGAAACTTGGCTATTGCGCACAG GGAGACCGGACGAAAAACGTAGGGATTGTAGATAGCGAGTATATCTTTCACCAAGGCATTCAAACGTTAGGTGAAAGTGTTCATTCTGAGAAGAAG ACCACAGCTCGTGATGTTGGCACCAAG agacAAGGCCATACAACCTTTGATTCAAGAACCGAG ATAAGGAGACAGTCAACGTGGGAGCTTCAAACGTTTAAAGAAAGATGGAACAGAGCGGTTGAGGAAGACAAGAACTGGATAGATCCGTCGGCATCAAGCTCGATGGCGACGAAAAGGAAGAGTAACGGTAATAACAGAAGATTAAGGCGTGGTGGTGGTAGTAGTCACCGAGCAAAGCATAAGAGAAGTCAAGAGAcatcaacaacacacaaataG
- the LOC104769869 gene encoding secretory carrier-associated membrane protein 5 translates to MAGRYDRNPFDEQDEVNPFANPGSVPAASNSKLSPLPPEPAGFGYGRTVDIPLDRPGSGTQDLKKKEKELQAKEAELRRREQDVKRKEDAAARAGIVIEAKNWPPFFPLIHHDIANEIPVRLQRLQYIAFATYLGLVLALFWNIIAVTTAWIKGEGVTIWLLAVIYFISGVPGGYVLWYRPLYRAFRSDSAFSFGWFFLFYMLHILFCVFAAVAPPIVFKGKSLAGILPAIDVLSAQALVGIFYFIGFGLFCLESVVSIWVIQQVYMYFRGSGKADELRRDAARGAMRAAI, encoded by the exons ATGGCTGGTCGCTACGATCGGAACCCTTTTGACGAACAAGATGAAGTCAATCCTTTTGCT AATCCTGGGAGTGTTCCTGCTGCTTCGAATTCCAAACTATCACCTTTGCCTCCGGAACCTGCTGGTTTTGGTTATGGTCGTACCGTTGACATTCCTCTTGACAGACCGGGCTCTGGTACACAG gatttgaagaagaaagaaaaggagctCCAAGCCAAAGAAGCTGAGCTTAGACGACGAGAACAG GATGTGAAGCGGAAAGAGGATGCTGCTGCACGAG CTGGAATTGTTATCGAGGCGAAGAACTGGCCACCCTTCTTCCCACTTATCCATCATGACATTGCAAATGAAATTCCGGTTCGTCTACAAAGGCTACAGTATATTGCATTTGCAACATATTTGG GGTTGGTTCTTGCACTTTTCTGGAATATCATCGCCGTTACTACAGCTTGGATCAAAGGAGAAG GAGTAACAATTTGGCTTCTCGCTGTTATTTACTTCATATCGGGTGTCCCAGGAGGCTATGTGTTATGGTATCGGCCTCTCTACCGTGCCTTCAG AAGTGATAGTGCATTCAGCTTTGGATGGTTTTTCTTGTTCTACATG CTCCACATACTTTTCTGCGTCTTTGCTGCAGTTGCTCCTCCTATTGTCTTCAAAGGAAAATCACTTGC GGGCATACTACCTGCTATAGATGTGCTGAGCGCTCAAGCACTGGTCGGG ATCTTCTACTTCATCGGGTTTGGGTTATTCTGCCTTGAATCAGTGGTCAGCATCTGGGTCATTCAG CAAGTATACATGTACTTCAGAGGAAGCGGGAAAGCGGATGAGTTGAGACGGGATGCTGCAAGAGGAGCCATGAGAGCTGCCATATGA